From Yersinia hibernica, a single genomic window includes:
- the rpmG gene encoding 50S ribosomal protein L33: MAKGVREKIKLVSSAGTGHFYTTTKNKRTKPEKLELKKFDPVVRQHVIYKEAKIK, encoded by the coding sequence ATGGCTAAAGGTGTTCGCGAGAAGATCAAGCTGGTTTCTTCTGCTGGTACTGGTCACTTCTATACCACTACGAAGAACAAGCGTACTAAGCCGGAAAAATTGGAATTGAAGAAATTCGATCCAGTTGTCCGTCAACACGTGATCTACAAAGAAGCTAAAATTAAGTAA
- the mutM gene encoding bifunctional DNA-formamidopyrimidine glycosylase/DNA-(apurinic or apyrimidinic site) lyase, translated as MPELPEVETSRRGIEPYLVGQTILYAVVRNARLRWPVSDEILALSDQPVLSVQRRAKYLLIELKTGWIIVHLGMSGSLRILSEETAAEKHDHVDLVISNGKILRYTDPRRFGAWLWAKDLETSSVLAHLGPEPLSDEFTPEYLFDKSRNKRTVIKQWLMDNKVVVGVGNIYASESLFVAGILPDRAAGSLTQVETALLVGTIKAVLLHSIEQGGTTLRDFLQSDGKPGYFAQELQVYGRAGELCRRCGNVIEIAKHGQRSTFFCRHCQH; from the coding sequence ATGCCTGAATTACCAGAAGTTGAAACCAGCCGACGTGGGATTGAACCTTATCTTGTCGGCCAGACAATCCTTTATGCCGTGGTGAGGAATGCCCGTTTGCGCTGGCCAGTATCCGATGAAATCCTCGCGCTTAGTGATCAGCCGGTGTTAAGTGTTCAGCGCCGGGCTAAATACCTATTGATAGAACTGAAAACCGGCTGGATTATCGTGCATCTTGGGATGTCGGGTAGCCTACGTATTTTGTCTGAAGAAACTGCAGCGGAAAAACATGATCACGTCGATTTGGTGATCAGTAATGGCAAAATACTGCGCTATACCGACCCACGCCGCTTTGGTGCCTGGTTGTGGGCGAAAGATCTTGAAACCAGTAGCGTACTTGCACATTTAGGGCCTGAGCCACTGAGTGATGAGTTTACTCCTGAATATCTGTTTGATAAGTCACGTAATAAACGCACTGTCATTAAACAGTGGCTGATGGATAACAAAGTAGTGGTTGGGGTTGGCAATATTTACGCCAGCGAATCTTTGTTCGTTGCGGGGATTTTACCTGACCGTGCCGCGGGTTCACTAACTCAAGTTGAAACTGCACTGCTGGTGGGCACGATAAAAGCGGTGTTATTGCATTCTATTGAGCAGGGTGGTACGACGTTACGCGATTTTTTACAGTCGGATGGTAAGCCGGGTTATTTTGCACAGGAATTGCAGGTATATGGGCGGGCGGGGGAGTTATGCCGTCGCTGTGGGAATGTGATTGAAATTGCTAAACATGGGCAGCGCAGCACGTTTTTTTGCCGCCATTGTCAGCATTAA
- the coaD gene encoding pantetheine-phosphate adenylyltransferase, translating to MTTKAIYPGTFDPITNGHLDLVTRASEMFSHVILAIADSSSKKPMFTLAERVALAKQVTAPLKNVEVLGFSELMAEFAKKHNANILVRGLRSVSDFEYEWQLANMNRHLMPKLESVFLMPSEKWSFISSSLVKEVARHGGDITPFLPAPVTAALMAKLA from the coding sequence ATGACCACTAAAGCCATCTATCCGGGGACATTTGATCCTATTACCAATGGGCATTTGGACTTAGTCACCCGGGCCTCCGAAATGTTTAGCCATGTCATTCTGGCTATTGCGGATAGTTCCAGCAAGAAACCGATGTTTACACTGGCCGAGCGGGTAGCATTAGCAAAGCAAGTCACTGCGCCACTGAAAAATGTTGAAGTATTAGGATTCAGTGAGCTTATGGCGGAATTTGCCAAAAAGCACAATGCGAATATTTTGGTGCGGGGTTTACGATCAGTTTCAGATTTTGAATATGAATGGCAATTGGCGAATATGAACCGCCATCTAATGCCAAAACTGGAAAGTGTCTTTCTGATGCCATCAGAAAAATGGTCGTTTATCTCTTCTTCATTGGTGAAGGAGGTAGCGCGCCATGGTGGTGATATCACGCCATTCCTTCCTGCCCCCGTAACCGCGGCGTTGATGGCTAAGTTGGCGTGA
- a CDS encoding glycosyltransferase family 2 protein codes for MSAAKRLSMVMIVKNEAALLADCLASINWADEIVVLDSGSEDETVALAEQYGAKVYSNTEWPGYGKQRQLAQQYATGDYILMLDADERVTPELKTAIEAVLLAPEEGAVYSCARRNLFLGRFMRHSGWYPDRVARLYPRNLYRYNDDLVHESLDSGGAKVIALSGDLLHLTCRDFFAFQRKQLNYAQAWANQRHQQGKSCRYFSILSHTLGAFCKTWLLRAGFLDGKQGLLLAIVNAQYTFNKYAALWALSHQYRKSENS; via the coding sequence ATGAGTGCCGCAAAACGCCTGTCAATGGTGATGATTGTCAAAAATGAAGCCGCACTGCTGGCGGATTGCTTGGCATCTATTAACTGGGCTGATGAAATCGTAGTATTGGATTCAGGCAGTGAAGATGAAACCGTGGCTTTGGCCGAGCAGTATGGTGCAAAAGTTTACAGCAACACAGAATGGCCTGGTTATGGTAAACAGCGGCAATTAGCCCAGCAATATGCCACGGGTGATTATATTTTGATGCTGGATGCTGATGAGCGAGTCACCCCAGAGCTTAAAACCGCGATTGAAGCCGTGTTATTGGCCCCAGAAGAGGGTGCCGTTTATAGCTGCGCGCGGCGAAATCTGTTTTTAGGCCGTTTTATGCGCCATAGCGGCTGGTATCCCGATAGAGTGGCCCGCCTATATCCACGTAATCTATACCGTTACAACGATGATTTAGTTCATGAATCACTTGATAGCGGCGGTGCTAAAGTTATTGCGCTGTCCGGTGACTTACTGCATCTAACCTGTCGTGACTTTTTTGCCTTTCAGCGAAAACAGCTCAATTATGCTCAAGCTTGGGCAAATCAGCGCCATCAACAAGGTAAAAGTTGCCGTTATTTCTCGATTCTCAGCCATACTCTCGGGGCATTCTGTAAAACATGGCTATTACGCGCCGGTTTCCTCGATGGTAAACAAGGGCTATTGCTGGCGATAGTTAATGCACAATATACCTTCAATAAATATGCCGCTCTGTGGGCATTGAGTCATCAATATCGGAAAAGTGAGAATTCATGA
- the waaA gene encoding lipid IV(A) 3-deoxy-D-manno-octulosonic acid transferase → MLLRLYQVLLYLIQPLIWLRLLLRSRKAPAYRKRWGERYGFCAGKVVAGGIMLHSVSVGETLAAIPLVRALRHRYPSLPITVTTMTPTGSERVQSAFGKDVHHVYLPYDLPGSVNRFLDQVNPKLVIIMETELWPNLINALHRRKIPLVIANARLSARSAAGYKKIGSFIRNMLQRITLIAAQNQEDGDRFIELGLRRSQLTVTGSLKFDISVTPELAARAVTLRRQWAPHRPVWIATSTHDGEETLLLEAHRQLLQHSPTLLLILVPRHPERFPKAIELTQKAGLSYTLRSKGEVPSASTQVVIGDTMGELMLLYGIADLAFVGGSLVERGGHNPLEAAAHAIPVLMGPHTFNFKDICAKLEQAEGLITVTDTSSLVKEITMLLTDEDCRLYYGRHAVDVLHENQGALQRLLHLLEPYLPQRSH, encoded by the coding sequence ATGTTACTGCGTTTATACCAGGTATTACTCTACCTTATTCAACCTCTGATTTGGCTACGGTTGCTGTTGCGTAGCCGTAAAGCCCCCGCTTATCGCAAGCGCTGGGGGGAACGCTATGGTTTTTGTGCCGGTAAAGTTGTTGCTGGCGGTATCATGCTGCATTCAGTTTCAGTCGGTGAAACACTGGCCGCTATTCCATTAGTGAGAGCATTACGCCACCGCTACCCGTCACTGCCCATTACCGTGACCACCATGACCCCCACCGGTTCTGAGCGGGTGCAATCTGCTTTTGGCAAAGATGTTCACCATGTGTATCTGCCCTATGACCTCCCCGGCTCAGTGAACCGTTTTCTTGATCAAGTTAATCCCAAGCTGGTCATTATCATGGAAACTGAACTATGGCCAAACCTAATCAATGCACTGCATCGGCGCAAAATTCCTTTAGTCATCGCCAATGCGCGCCTTTCGGCCCGCTCTGCCGCTGGCTATAAAAAAATCGGTAGTTTTATTCGCAATATGCTGCAACGAATCACACTGATTGCCGCGCAAAATCAAGAAGATGGCGACCGTTTCATTGAATTAGGCCTCAGACGTTCACAGCTGACGGTAACTGGCAGCTTGAAATTTGATATTTCTGTAACACCTGAATTAGCCGCCAGAGCCGTGACATTACGTCGTCAGTGGGCACCGCATCGGCCAGTCTGGATAGCGACCAGCACTCATGACGGCGAAGAAACGCTCTTACTGGAAGCCCATCGCCAATTATTACAACATTCCCCAACGCTGCTGCTGATTCTGGTGCCTCGGCATCCAGAACGTTTCCCGAAAGCGATTGAATTAACACAAAAAGCAGGGCTGAGTTACACATTGCGCAGCAAAGGCGAAGTTCCTTCAGCCAGCACCCAGGTGGTGATTGGCGATACCATGGGCGAATTGATGCTGCTGTACGGCATTGCCGATTTAGCCTTTGTGGGCGGCAGCTTGGTTGAGCGCGGCGGTCATAACCCACTCGAGGCGGCAGCTCATGCTATCCCCGTATTGATGGGGCCACACACATTTAACTTCAAAGATATTTGTGCCAAGCTGGAACAAGCGGAGGGGTTGATTACCGTCACCGATACCTCGTCACTGGTGAAAGAAATCACCATGCTGCTGACTGATGAAGATTGCCGCCTCTATTATGGCCGCCATGCAGTGGATGTATTGCATGAAAATCAGGGCGCATTGCAACGGTTATTGCACTTGCTGGAGCCTTATCTACCGCAACGGAGCCACTAA
- the rfaC gene encoding lipopolysaccharide heptosyltransferase RfaC, giving the protein MHVLIVKTSSMGDVLHTLPALTDAMKAIPGIRFDWVVEEGFSQIPGWHPAVDKVIPVAIRRWRKNWFGSDTRQERCDFKRVVQQRSYDVVIDAQGLIKSAALITRIAKGMKHGPDCKSAREPFASWFYSCRHEIDTKQHAVERTRQLFAKSLGYDKPESIGDYAIAPRFLSELPADAGQYLVFLHATTRDSKHWPESHWLQLIELVAPSGLKIKLPWGAEHEYQRALRLAEHAPNVEVLPKLTLQQVAEVLAGAKAVVSVDTGLSHLTAALDRPNITLFGPTDPGLIGGYGKNQIAVISEQKSMDTITAEAIMAKLETLIS; this is encoded by the coding sequence ATGCATGTATTAATCGTTAAAACCTCATCAATGGGGGATGTTTTACATACATTGCCTGCGCTGACGGATGCCATGAAGGCGATTCCCGGGATTCGCTTTGACTGGGTAGTAGAAGAGGGCTTCAGCCAAATTCCGGGGTGGCACCCTGCGGTAGATAAAGTTATCCCGGTGGCTATTCGCCGTTGGCGCAAAAATTGGTTTGGCAGTGATACCCGCCAAGAGCGCTGTGATTTTAAGCGCGTGGTACAGCAACGCAGTTATGATGTGGTGATCGATGCTCAGGGGCTGATTAAAAGTGCCGCGCTCATTACCCGGATTGCGAAAGGGATGAAACATGGCCCGGATTGCAAAAGTGCCCGTGAACCTTTTGCCAGTTGGTTTTATAGCTGCCGCCATGAGATTGATACCAAACAACATGCTGTCGAGCGCACCCGGCAACTGTTCGCCAAAAGTCTCGGTTATGACAAACCAGAAAGTATCGGTGATTATGCTATCGCGCCACGCTTTTTAAGTGAGTTACCCGCAGATGCCGGCCAGTATCTGGTATTCCTGCATGCAACCACCCGCGACAGTAAACACTGGCCTGAAAGCCATTGGTTGCAGCTGATTGAACTGGTTGCCCCCAGCGGGTTAAAAATAAAATTACCCTGGGGCGCAGAACATGAGTATCAGCGGGCGTTGCGGTTAGCGGAGCATGCTCCTAATGTTGAGGTCTTGCCTAAACTGACTCTTCAGCAAGTTGCCGAGGTTCTGGCCGGTGCAAAAGCGGTGGTTTCCGTGGATACGGGCCTCAGTCATCTGACCGCCGCCTTGGATCGCCCGAATATTACCCTGTTCGGCCCAACCGACCCTGGTTTGATTGGTGGCTATGGAAAAAATCAGATTGCGGTGATTTCTGAACAAAAAAGTATGGACACCATCACGGCTGAAGCCATTATGGCAAAGCTAGAAACGCTGATCTCATAA
- the rfaF gene encoding ADP-heptose--LPS heptosyltransferase RfaF, protein MKILVIGPSWVGDMMMSQSLYRTLKAKYPAAEIDVMAPAWCRPLLARMPEVRHAVPMPLGHGVFAFEERRRLGLALRETGYDRAYVLPNSFKSALIPYFSGIKQRIGWRGEMRYFLLNDLRILDKQAFPMMVQRYVALAYDKEHIHSAEDLPQPLLWPQLQVQDEEIAEITASFNLTDNRPIIGFCPGAEFGPAKRWPHYHYASLAQKLIDAGYQVILLGSAKDNEAGEEIRQALAESAREYCLNFAGQTSLDQAVVMIAACNAVVSNDSGLMHVAAALNKPLVALYGPSSPDFTPPLSDKATVIRLITGYHKVRKGDSAQGYHQSLIDIQPEQVMAALEKQLNTQTCSAKEAD, encoded by the coding sequence ATGAAAATACTGGTCATTGGCCCTTCTTGGGTTGGCGATATGATGATGTCGCAAAGTCTTTACCGCACCCTGAAGGCCAAATATCCGGCAGCAGAAATTGATGTGATGGCACCTGCGTGGTGCCGTCCGCTTTTGGCCAGAATGCCAGAGGTGCGTCACGCGGTTCCGATGCCATTAGGCCATGGCGTTTTTGCTTTTGAGGAACGCCGCCGTTTAGGTCTGGCCCTGCGGGAAACCGGATATGACCGCGCCTATGTGCTACCAAACTCATTTAAATCTGCCCTAATACCTTATTTTTCAGGGATTAAACAGCGTATTGGCTGGCGTGGCGAAATGCGCTATTTCTTGCTCAACGACCTGCGCATTCTGGATAAACAAGCCTTCCCGATGATGGTTCAGCGCTATGTGGCGCTGGCCTACGATAAAGAGCACATCCACTCAGCCGAAGATTTACCCCAGCCTTTGCTATGGCCACAATTGCAGGTTCAGGATGAAGAAATTGCCGAGATTACAGCATCATTTAACCTGACAGATAACCGGCCAATTATTGGTTTCTGCCCAGGTGCCGAATTTGGCCCAGCCAAACGGTGGCCGCATTACCACTATGCTTCATTAGCACAGAAACTGATTGATGCTGGCTATCAGGTGATCTTATTGGGCTCAGCCAAAGATAATGAAGCTGGTGAAGAAATTCGCCAAGCGCTCGCTGAAAGTGCTCGTGAATATTGCCTCAACTTCGCAGGCCAAACCTCGCTGGATCAAGCCGTAGTTATGATTGCCGCTTGTAACGCCGTGGTCAGCAATGACTCAGGTTTGATGCATGTGGCCGCGGCATTAAATAAACCCTTAGTCGCCTTATATGGCCCTAGCAGCCCGGATTTCACCCCACCGCTGTCTGATAAAGCCACAGTTATTCGCCTGATCACTGGCTACCACAAAGTGCGTAAAGGCGACAGCGCTCAGGGTTATCATCAAAGTTTGATTGATATTCAACCTGAACAAGTGATGGCAGCCCTTGAGAAACAACTCAACACACAAACCTGCTCAGCGAAAGAGGCCGATTAA
- the rfaD gene encoding ADP-glyceromanno-heptose 6-epimerase produces MIIVTGGAGFIGSNIVKALNDIGYKDILVVDNLKDGTKFVNLVDLDIADYMDKEDFVASIVAGDDMGDIDAIFHEGACSSTTEWDGKYMMDNNYQYSKDILHFCLDRGIPFLYASSAATYGGRTDNFIEDRQYEQPLNVYGYSKFLFDQYVREILPQADSQICGFRYFNVYGPREGHKGSMASVAFHLNNQINAGENPKLFSGSENFKRDFIYVGDVADVNLWFWQNGVSGIFNCGTGRAESFQAVADAVVDFHHSGPVEYIEFPEKLKGRYQAYTQADLTNLRAAGYDKPFKTVAEGVKEYLAWLNRSV; encoded by the coding sequence ATGATTATCGTCACTGGCGGCGCCGGTTTTATTGGCAGCAACATCGTTAAGGCACTGAATGATATAGGCTATAAAGATATTCTGGTTGTAGATAACCTGAAAGACGGCACTAAATTCGTCAATCTGGTTGATCTGGATATCGCTGATTACATGGATAAAGAAGATTTTGTTGCCAGCATTGTTGCCGGTGATGATATGGGTGATATCGACGCAATTTTCCATGAAGGTGCCTGTTCTTCCACCACTGAGTGGGATGGCAAGTACATGATGGATAACAACTATCAGTATTCTAAAGATATCCTGCACTTCTGTCTGGATCGCGGCATCCCGTTCTTGTATGCCTCATCGGCGGCCACCTATGGCGGGCGTACTGATAATTTCATTGAAGATCGTCAATACGAACAACCACTTAACGTTTATGGTTACTCCAAATTCTTGTTTGACCAATATGTGCGCGAGATCCTGCCGCAAGCCGACTCACAGATTTGTGGGTTCCGCTATTTCAACGTTTATGGCCCGCGTGAAGGCCATAAAGGCAGCATGGCGAGTGTGGCTTTCCATCTGAATAATCAGATAAATGCGGGTGAAAACCCTAAACTGTTCTCCGGTAGCGAAAACTTCAAACGCGATTTCATCTATGTCGGTGATGTTGCCGACGTTAACCTGTGGTTCTGGCAAAACGGAGTCTCCGGCATTTTCAACTGCGGCACGGGTCGCGCGGAATCCTTCCAGGCAGTGGCCGATGCAGTAGTGGATTTCCACCACAGCGGGCCGGTGGAGTACATTGAATTCCCAGAAAAATTGAAAGGCCGCTATCAGGCATACACGCAAGCTGACCTGACCAATTTGCGTGCTGCCGGTTATGACAAGCCGTTCAAAACCGTCGCCGAAGGCGTCAAAGAATACCTGGCCTGGCTCAACCGCTCAGTCTAA
- the kbl gene encoding glycine C-acetyltransferase: MSLPFARNPFYQQLEQQLTTTRAEGLYKNERIITSAQQADIAVADGRHVINFCANNYLGLANHPRLIAAAKKGMETHGFGMASVRFICGTQDTHKVLEQQLANFLGMEDAILYSSCFDANGGLFETLLGPEDAIISDALNHASIIDGVRLCKAKRYRYANNDMSELKAQLEQAKAEGARHIMIATDGVFSMDGVIANLKGVCDLADEYQALVMVDDSHAIGFVGENGRGTHEYCEVMDRVDIITGTLGKALGGASGGYTAGRKEVVEWLRQRSRPYLFSNSLAPAIVAASIEVLSLLEDGAELRERLWSNARLFREKMSAAGFTLAGADHAIIPVMLGDATLAQEFANALLKEGIYVTGFFYPVVPKGQARIRTQMSADHTPEQVERAVAAFIRIGKQLNVIA, translated from the coding sequence ATGTCCCTGCCTTTTGCTAGAAACCCCTTTTATCAGCAATTAGAACAACAACTCACAACGACCCGTGCTGAAGGGCTGTATAAAAATGAGCGCATAATCACTTCCGCTCAGCAAGCCGATATTGCGGTGGCGGATGGTCGTCACGTGATTAATTTCTGTGCTAACAACTACTTGGGCCTGGCAAATCACCCAAGGCTGATCGCTGCGGCTAAAAAAGGTATGGAGACGCACGGCTTTGGTATGGCCTCGGTTCGTTTTATCTGCGGCACCCAAGATACTCATAAGGTGCTGGAACAGCAGCTGGCCAATTTCCTGGGTATGGAAGATGCCATTCTTTACTCATCTTGCTTTGATGCTAACGGCGGTTTATTTGAAACCTTGCTGGGGCCAGAAGATGCCATTATTTCCGATGCACTGAATCATGCCTCTATCATTGATGGAGTGCGGTTATGTAAAGCGAAGCGCTACCGCTATGCCAACAATGATATGAGCGAATTGAAAGCCCAGTTAGAACAGGCTAAAGCAGAGGGCGCGCGCCATATTATGATTGCGACCGACGGCGTGTTCTCAATGGACGGCGTGATTGCCAACCTGAAAGGGGTTTGTGACCTTGCTGATGAGTATCAGGCACTGGTGATGGTCGATGATTCTCATGCTATCGGTTTTGTCGGTGAAAATGGTCGTGGGACTCATGAATACTGCGAAGTAATGGATCGCGTTGATATTATCACCGGCACCTTAGGTAAAGCACTGGGTGGGGCATCAGGCGGCTATACCGCTGGACGCAAAGAAGTGGTTGAGTGGTTGCGCCAGCGCTCGCGCCCCTATTTGTTCTCAAACTCATTGGCTCCAGCAATTGTTGCCGCCTCAATTGAAGTGTTATCGCTATTAGAGGACGGCGCTGAATTACGCGAGCGCTTATGGTCGAATGCCCGTTTATTCCGCGAGAAAATGAGTGCCGCCGGTTTCACCTTAGCCGGTGCCGATCACGCCATTATCCCGGTGATGCTGGGGGATGCAACACTGGCACAAGAATTTGCCAATGCGTTGTTAAAAGAGGGGATTTACGTGACGGGGTTCTTCTATCCGGTGGTGCCGAAAGGCCAGGCGCGAATCCGCACCCAGATGTCAGCAGATCACACGCCAGAGCAGGTTGAGCGGGCTGTTGCAGCTTTCATCCGTATTGGCAAGCAGCTTAACGTTATTGCGTAA
- the tdh gene encoding L-threonine 3-dehydrogenase: MKALSKLKAEEGIWMTEVPQPELGHNDIMIKIRKTAICGTDVHIYNWDEWSQKTIPVPMVVGHEYVGEVVAIGQEVKGFNIGDRVSGEGHITCGHCRNCRGGRTHLCRNTVGVGVNRPGSFAEYLVIPAFNAFKIPDNISDELAAIFDPFGNAVHTALSFDLVGEDVLVSGAGPIGIMAAAVCKHVGARHVVITDVNEYRLDLARKMGVTRAVNVSKENLNDVMADLGMTEGFDVGLEMSGAPPAFRTLLNSMNHGGRIAMLGIPPSDMSIDWNQVIFKGLFIKGIYGREMFETWYKMAALIQSGLDLTPIITHRFSIDEFQQGFDAMRSGKSGKVVLSWD, encoded by the coding sequence ATGAAAGCACTATCCAAACTGAAAGCAGAAGAAGGCATTTGGATGACCGAGGTGCCGCAGCCGGAGCTGGGTCACAATGACATCATGATCAAAATTCGCAAAACGGCTATTTGCGGCACTGATGTGCATATTTATAACTGGGATGAATGGTCACAAAAAACAATTCCTGTTCCCATGGTCGTCGGCCATGAGTATGTCGGTGAAGTGGTGGCTATCGGCCAGGAAGTTAAAGGCTTTAATATCGGTGACCGGGTGTCTGGTGAGGGCCATATCACCTGTGGGCATTGCCGTAATTGTCGTGGTGGCCGTACCCATCTTTGCCGCAATACGGTGGGGGTCGGTGTAAACCGGCCGGGTTCTTTTGCCGAGTATCTGGTGATTCCTGCTTTTAATGCATTCAAAATCCCCGACAATATTTCTGATGAGCTAGCAGCTATTTTCGACCCGTTTGGCAATGCCGTGCATACCGCATTATCCTTTGATTTAGTTGGAGAAGATGTATTGGTCTCCGGTGCAGGCCCCATCGGCATTATGGCGGCTGCGGTTTGCAAACATGTTGGTGCTCGCCATGTTGTTATCACCGATGTGAATGAATATCGACTGGATTTGGCGCGTAAAATGGGGGTGACCCGGGCAGTCAATGTCAGTAAAGAAAATCTGAATGATGTGATGGCTGATCTGGGTATGACTGAAGGATTTGATGTGGGGCTGGAAATGTCCGGCGCGCCGCCAGCTTTCCGTACATTACTCAACTCAATGAATCACGGTGGCCGTATTGCGATGCTGGGGATACCGCCATCTGATATGTCCATCGACTGGAATCAGGTGATATTTAAGGGGCTGTTTATAAAAGGGATTTATGGCCGCGAGATGTTTGAAACCTGGTACAAAATGGCGGCATTGATTCAATCTGGCTTGGATTTAACCCCGATAATTACTCATCGTTTCTCTATTGATGAGTTCCAGCAAGGGTTTGATGCCATGCGCTCGGGTAAGTCGGGCAAGGTGGTTTTAAGCTGGGACTAA
- a CDS encoding divergent polysaccharide deacetylase family protein — protein sequence MRYFNTRRFTIVSTLLIANAAQAGKLSIVIDDFGYRPQNENKVLQMPLPISVAILPNAPYAKEMAVKAHNQGREILIHLPMAPLSKQPLERDTLQPSMSSEEIQRIIRQAVNNVPYATGMNNHMGSAMTSSLPGMQKVMQELAHYQLYFLDSVTIGNSQASKAAEGTGVKVIKRKVFLDDSQNEAAIRQQFNRAVELARRNGSAIAIGHPHPATIKVLQQMLPQLPADIVLVKPSSLLNEPVHNNGGSGTAVPGQSKPRDSAKDGRLKVIKQCKAKNHYVAEKIYADKMFIILGESLMQSPAVIFVQRHWQQYFPPALPMTPVEQPTVDKAGNR from the coding sequence TTGCGCTATTTCAATACACGTCGGTTTACCATAGTAAGCACCCTACTCATCGCCAACGCCGCACAGGCGGGCAAACTTTCCATTGTTATTGATGACTTTGGATATCGTCCTCAGAACGAAAACAAAGTGTTACAGATGCCACTGCCCATTTCCGTGGCCATCTTGCCGAATGCTCCCTACGCCAAAGAAATGGCCGTCAAAGCGCATAATCAAGGGCGTGAAATTCTGATTCATTTGCCGATGGCGCCGCTGAGCAAACAACCATTGGAGCGCGATACATTACAACCATCAATGAGTAGCGAAGAGATCCAGCGCATTATTCGTCAGGCGGTCAATAACGTCCCTTACGCCACCGGCATGAATAATCATATGGGGAGCGCGATGACCTCCAGCTTGCCCGGGATGCAGAAAGTGATGCAGGAGCTGGCACACTATCAACTCTATTTTCTTGATAGCGTCACGATTGGCAACAGCCAGGCCAGTAAAGCGGCCGAAGGCACTGGCGTTAAAGTCATTAAGCGCAAAGTCTTTTTGGATGACTCACAAAATGAAGCCGCCATCCGCCAGCAATTTAATCGCGCAGTAGAGCTGGCGCGCCGTAATGGCTCGGCCATTGCTATTGGGCATCCGCATCCGGCGACCATTAAAGTGCTGCAACAAATGTTGCCTCAATTACCTGCCGATATTGTATTGGTTAAACCCAGTTCGTTGCTCAATGAACCGGTACACAATAATGGCGGCAGTGGCACGGCCGTACCGGGTCAGTCAAAACCACGTGACTCGGCGAAAGACGGGCGTCTGAAAGTGATTAAGCAATGCAAAGCCAAAAACCATTATGTTGCAGAGAAAATCTACGCCGACAAGATGTTTATTATCTTGGGTGAAAGCCTGATGCAAAGTCCGGCCGTGATATTTGTTCAACGGCATTGGCAACAATATTTTCCACCCGCACTCCCCATGACACCGGTTGAGCAGCCGACAGTCGATAAAGCTGGAAATCGGTAA